A genomic region of Deltaproteobacteria bacterium contains the following coding sequences:
- a CDS encoding coproporphyrinogen III oxidase family protein → MFNSIITKMVRREFARVMQFEAGGQSEILPGDAMPRLLYLHIPFCEKLCPYCSFHRLVFQEALGRSYFAALRKEIRMYQARGYAFRGLYVGGGTPTIMIAELEETIACARQCFPLQEISVETNPNHLTEQNIAVLKRAGVNRLSVGIQSFDDGLLKAMDRYDKYGSGKEIAARLRNAGGHFDTLNADMIFNFPRQDLQVLNRDLDTLLDLEIAQITYYPLMVSDSTRQQVINTLGRVDYGNEETLYRQIEKRLTPDYSFSSAWCFSRRNTAAIIDEYIVDYDEYAGLGSGSIGYLQGVCYANTFDINRYIAMLDRGEAPIWASRHFTVKDKMRYDFLMKLFATKLNLTDLQQKYAGRIYRYLWPDILAFFLLGGLRYEAPYLHLTRRGHYLWVIMMREFFIAVNNFRDFCRNG, encoded by the coding sequence TTGTTTAATAGTATCATTACCAAAATGGTCCGGCGCGAATTTGCCCGGGTCATGCAATTCGAGGCAGGAGGCCAGAGCGAGATCCTGCCGGGCGATGCCATGCCGCGCCTTCTCTATCTGCACATTCCCTTTTGCGAAAAACTTTGTCCTTACTGTTCCTTTCATCGCCTCGTTTTCCAGGAGGCTTTGGGCCGGAGCTATTTTGCCGCCCTGAGGAAAGAAATCAGGATGTACCAGGCCCGGGGTTACGCCTTTCGCGGTCTCTATGTGGGAGGAGGGACGCCTACGATCATGATCGCAGAGCTGGAGGAGACCATCGCCTGTGCCCGGCAATGCTTCCCACTGCAGGAAATTTCCGTGGAAACCAACCCGAATCATTTAACGGAGCAAAATATTGCCGTGCTGAAAAGGGCCGGAGTCAACCGCCTTTCGGTGGGTATCCAGAGCTTTGATGACGGTCTGCTCAAGGCTATGGACCGTTACGACAAGTACGGCAGCGGCAAGGAGATTGCGGCCCGGTTGAGAAATGCCGGGGGACATTTTGACACCTTGAATGCCGATATGATCTTTAACTTTCCCCGGCAGGATTTACAGGTGCTGAACAGAGACCTGGATACCCTGCTGGATCTGGAAATCGCCCAGATTACCTACTACCCCCTTATGGTCTCCGACTCGACGCGGCAGCAGGTAATCAATACCCTGGGGCGGGTTGATTACGGCAACGAAGAGACGCTTTACCGCCAGATTGAAAAAAGATTGACGCCTGACTACAGTTTTTCTTCGGCCTGGTGCTTTTCGCGGCGAAACACAGCGGCAATCATTGACGAATATATTGTTGATTACGATGAATATGCAGGCCTGGGAAGCGGTTCCATAGGCTATCTACAGGGCGTCTGTTACGCCAATACCTTCGATATCAACCGTTACATCGCTATGCTCGACCGGGGCGAAGCGCCCATCTGGGCCTCCCGCCATTTCACCGTGAAGGACAAGATGCGCTATGATTTCCTCATGAAGCTTTTCGCCACGAAATTGAACCTTACGGACCTGCAGCAGAAATACGCCGGCCGCATATACCGTTACCTCTGGCCGGACATTCTGGCGTTCTTTCTCCTCGGAGGCCTGCGCTATGAGGCTCCTTACCTGCACCTGACGCGTCGCGGCCACTACTTATGGGTCATCATGATGCGGGAGTTTTTTATTGCCGTAAACAACTTCCGCGATTTTTGCCGGAATGGTTAG
- a CDS encoding type IV pilus twitching motility protein PilT yields the protein MAKIDAFFQLMHDQGASDLHLVSGQQPVIRVRGEMERIKYDVLENDMLKAILYEITAEHKIKQFEETGDVDFAYEIPGLARYRANFFQQKYGVAAVFREIPSTILTCENLGLPQVVGKLASLPRGLVLVTGPTGSGKSTTLAAIINEANRTRKDHIITVEDPIEFVHQSQSCIVNHREVGVHTKSFSSALRGALREDPDIILVGELRDLETISLAVEAASTGHLVFGTLHTTSAAKTVDRIIEVFPASEQMQIRSTLADGIRAVVAQVLFKRIDKKGRCAALEILIANSAVRNLIRESKTFQIPSMIQTGKKYGMQLLDDSIMELLTKGWISPDEAYNKSNDKTKFRPFLKTPPTDFTEV from the coding sequence ATGGCCAAGATTGACGCGTTCTTTCAATTGATGCATGATCAGGGTGCATCGGACTTGCATCTGGTATCCGGACAGCAACCGGTTATCAGGGTTCGCGGGGAAATGGAAAGGATAAAATACGATGTCCTGGAAAATGATATGCTCAAAGCCATCCTGTACGAGATTACTGCGGAACATAAGATCAAGCAATTTGAGGAAACGGGCGATGTTGATTTTGCCTATGAGATACCGGGTCTGGCCCGTTACCGGGCCAATTTTTTCCAGCAGAAATACGGCGTAGCGGCAGTTTTCCGCGAAATCCCCAGCACTATTCTCACCTGTGAGAATCTCGGTCTTCCCCAGGTGGTCGGCAAGCTGGCCTCCCTGCCCCGCGGTCTGGTGCTGGTTACGGGGCCCACGGGCAGCGGCAAGTCAACAACGCTGGCGGCCATCATCAATGAAGCCAACCGGACCCGCAAAGATCATATCATTACCGTGGAAGACCCCATAGAATTCGTGCATCAAAGCCAAAGTTGCATCGTGAATCACCGGGAAGTGGGCGTGCATACCAAAAGCTTTTCCTCCGCCCTGCGCGGCGCCTTACGAGAGGATCCGGATATCATTCTGGTCGGCGAACTCAGAGATCTCGAGACTATTTCCTTAGCCGTTGAGGCCGCCTCAACGGGCCATCTGGTCTTTGGCACCCTCCACACCACCAGTGCTGCCAAGACCGTTGATCGCATCATCGAAGTGTTCCCGGCAAGCGAACAGATGCAGATCCGCTCCACACTGGCCGATGGCATCAGAGCGGTCGTAGCCCAGGTGCTCTTCAAGAGGATTGACAAGAAGGGGCGGTGCGCCGCCCTGGAAATTCTGATTGCCAACTCGGCCGTGCGCAATCTGATCCGAGAATCAAAGACCTTCCAGATTCCTTCCATGATTCAGACCGGCAAGAAATACGGGATGCAGCTCCTCGATGATTCCATCATGGAGCTCCTGACCAAAGGCTGGATAAGCCCTGACGAAGCCTACAACAAGAGCAATGATAAGACCAAATTCCGGCCATTTTTAAAGACCCCGCCTACCGATTTTACGGAGGTATAG
- the pgi gene encoding glucose-6-phosphate isomerase, with protein sequence MREEANRNLATLEQSPREFVRDPVMLEFLGLPNTGKLLESKLEQAIIENLQAFLLELGKGFAFVARQQRISTESKDFYLDLVFYNYMLKCFVLFDLKTTDLAHQDIGQMDMYVRMYDELKRGPEDNPTVGIILCARKDASVVRFSVLHENEQLGENSMLKQTNPTRTKAWKKLRAHYKVMKNRQMKDLFREDGARFDKFTLRLEDIRVDYSKNIMTAETLDLLVSLADEVQLSDAIEKMFSGDAINATEKRAVLHVALRNGADRPIYLNGRDVMPDIEKVLRQMEAFSAQIISGVWRGYTGKPITDIVNIGIGGSDLGPVMVTEALRPYWQPGIRPHFVSNVDGTHIAETLKRLDPETTLFMIASKTFTTQETMTNAHRARDWFISHAGQAEFVKKHFVAISTNEAAVRQFGIAPENMFIFWDWVGGRYSLWSAIGLSIACSIGFANFRELLAGAQVMDRHFREAPFNQNIPVILALLGIWYNNFFGAATQAILPYDQYLHRFPAYLQQADMESNGKGVSRSGKPVSWQTGPVIWGEPGTNGQHAFYQLIHQGTKLIPCDFIAPAISHNPAGDQHQILLANFLAQSEALMQGKTSAEVAAELKAQGKSAKEIRELAPFKVFKGNRPTNSILVKQITPRTLGSLIAMYEHKIFVQGVIWNIFSFDQWGVELGKQLARNILSELTGEAGATSHDASTNGLINAYKLLRNKAEQ encoded by the coding sequence GTGCGTGAGGAAGCAAACCGCAACCTCGCCACCCTGGAACAAAGCCCACGGGAATTCGTCCGCGATCCGGTCATGTTGGAGTTTCTGGGATTGCCGAACACCGGCAAGCTCCTCGAATCGAAGCTGGAACAGGCCATCATCGAAAACCTGCAAGCCTTCCTGTTGGAACTGGGCAAGGGGTTCGCCTTCGTTGCCCGTCAACAGAGAATCAGCACGGAGTCGAAGGATTTTTACCTTGACCTGGTCTTTTACAACTACATGCTGAAGTGCTTCGTGCTCTTCGATCTGAAAACCACCGATCTGGCCCACCAGGATATCGGCCAGATGGACATGTATGTGCGTATGTATGACGAGCTGAAGCGGGGACCGGAGGACAATCCCACGGTCGGCATTATCCTGTGCGCCAGGAAAGATGCTTCCGTGGTGCGCTTCTCCGTGCTGCATGAAAATGAACAATTAGGGGAGAATAGTATGCTCAAACAAACCAATCCCACCCGGACTAAGGCCTGGAAAAAACTGCGGGCGCATTACAAGGTCATGAAAAACCGGCAGATGAAAGACCTGTTCCGGGAGGACGGGGCGCGATTTGACAAGTTTACCCTGCGCCTGGAGGATATCCGCGTTGATTATTCCAAGAATATCATGACTGCGGAAACGCTGGACCTGCTCGTCTCTCTGGCTGATGAAGTCCAATTATCCGACGCCATTGAGAAGATGTTTTCCGGAGATGCGATCAACGCCACGGAAAAGCGGGCTGTCCTCCATGTGGCCCTGCGGAACGGCGCCGACCGGCCGATTTATCTGAACGGTCGCGACGTCATGCCCGATATTGAGAAAGTGCTGCGCCAGATGGAGGCATTTTCGGCGCAGATAATCTCGGGCGTCTGGCGCGGCTATACGGGTAAACCCATCACGGACATCGTGAACATCGGCATCGGCGGCTCCGACCTGGGGCCCGTGATGGTGACGGAAGCGCTGCGGCCCTATTGGCAGCCGGGCATCCGGCCCCATTTCGTCTCCAATGTGGACGGGACACATATCGCCGAGACATTAAAGCGCCTTGATCCGGAGACGACTTTGTTTATGATCGCCTCCAAAACCTTTACCACCCAGGAGACGATGACGAACGCCCACCGGGCGCGGGACTGGTTTATCAGCCACGCCGGGCAGGCGGAATTCGTCAAAAAGCATTTCGTCGCGATATCTACCAATGAAGCGGCGGTGCGGCAATTCGGCATTGCGCCGGAGAATATGTTCATCTTCTGGGATTGGGTTGGCGGCCGGTATTCGCTGTGGTCGGCAATCGGCCTTTCCATCGCCTGTTCCATCGGATTCGCCAATTTTCGGGAGCTGCTTGCCGGCGCGCAGGTCATGGACCGGCATTTCCGGGAAGCACCTTTCAACCAAAACATCCCGGTGATCCTGGCGCTGCTGGGCATTTGGTACAACAACTTCTTCGGCGCCGCTACCCAGGCCATCCTGCCCTATGACCAGTATCTGCACCGCTTCCCCGCCTACCTCCAGCAGGCAGACATGGAGAGTAACGGCAAGGGCGTGAGCCGCAGCGGCAAGCCCGTCTCCTGGCAGACCGGTCCCGTCATCTGGGGAGAACCGGGCACCAATGGCCAGCACGCCTTCTATCAGCTTATCCACCAAGGAACGAAGCTCATCCCCTGCGATTTTATTGCCCCGGCAATCAGTCATAATCCGGCGGGCGATCAGCACCAGATTTTGCTGGCCAATTTCCTGGCCCAAAGTGAGGCGCTGATGCAAGGAAAAACCTCTGCCGAGGTTGCGGCGGAATTAAAGGCCCAGGGCAAGAGCGCCAAGGAGATCCGGGAGCTGGCGCCCTTCAAGGTATTTAAGGGCAACCGGCCCACCAACTCCATCCTCGTGAAGCAGATTACCCCGCGCACCCTGGGCAGTTTGATCGCAATGTATGAGCACAAGATTTTTGTGCAGGGCGTTATCTGGAATATCTTCAGCTTCGACCAGTGGGGGGTGGAGCTGGGCAAGCAGTTGGCCCGGAATATTCTTTCCGAACTCACGGGTGAAGCCGGTGCAACCTCCCATGACGCCTCAACGAACGGGCTGATCAATGCCTATAAGTTACTGAGAAACAAGGCTGAGCAATGA
- a CDS encoding restriction endonuclease subunit S codes for MITRDTFPQLLEYLGFIRSKTIFRKEIGTAMLIVDMDSREIQYPETTGFMVNERQSCNFSKVENFVVLECVHRLLEKGYKPEHMELEAKWKLGHGASGGRADILIKDNAGKPLLLIECKTPGREFDKAWRNTLQDGGQLFSYAQQIPETQFLCLYCSDCAAGEITYQSNIIAYRDNDRYLEDNPSFKAFREPGDAKAKYAVWRDTYKLDYTTKGIFEDNIQPYHIGKDKYSLADLHSISASDQQKKYHEFATILRQHNVSGRENAFDKLVNLFLCKLVDELEHPDDLKFVWKGVAYDSHFDLMDRLQQLYQAGMGKFLGEKITYINRERVFGAMRFIRQDLDVTQREVWKLFVEQKFFTNNDFSFIDVHNEKLFYQNAEVLLKILQMWQDIRLTSDTGHNQFLGDMFEFFLDQGVKQSEGQYFTPMPICRFILMSLPLESIVKSSAHPPKAIDYACGAGHFLTELALQLKPLVAQHTQADMADYHRTIYGMEKEYRLSKVAKVSAFMYGQQEINICYGDALINRHSAFSAIQDNSFDLLVANPPFSVRGFLETLLEEERNNYTLTDAIDKLDTNNSIETFFIERAKQLLKAGGVAGIILPASVLSNGGRIYTRTREILLQYFDIIAIADFGSGTFGKTGTNTVTLFLRRKATAPNTADHYRERVNEWFATDDNQPVYRDAHLIDQYAAHIGVAADDYKTVLTGAPNAALLAHETFIQYRTAFDASTEIVNLKKQKGFKGRPHAEQQAELDKRFLAFVQGIERDKLLHFVLASQQPNRVLIIKSPGETKAQRQFLGYFWSDSKGDEGIKIIRDANGHHLTPLYDETNRDNPAKISQCITDNFNAVRPELVEGRDSTGSPRTDIVIPPELSDYASTARLVDMLDFSRLTFEKQFLLSIKKAVEVQSKWPLSKLSDLVEIISGGTPGTNNATYWDGDIPWLSVADFSSVARFVHVAEKSITIEGLNNSSTKLLQAGDIIISARGTVGALAQLAVPMAFNQSCYGLRSKTEVTNDYIFYLLKREIQQLKSQAFGSKFDAITIKTFEEVKIPLPSLEIQHQIVAECEAVDAEAIAAQANIATSRLSIEIAVNEVILGSFPKKKLGDSDISLINPSKTEIKQVDDEIQVSFIEMAAVSESGFIMNAVNRPLKELRKGSYTYFAENDIILAKITPCMENGKCAVAVGLTNGLGMGSSEFHVIRANPANVMPKYLFLLLNRQSIRTEAAKIMTGASGHRRVPASFYETLQIPVPPLAEQKRLVTEVEKLEQTISAAQNLLAAAPARKQAVMQRYL; via the coding sequence ATGATCACGCGGGATACGTTTCCTCAATTACTCGAATATCTCGGCTTTATAAGGAGTAAAACGATCTTCAGGAAAGAGATCGGCACCGCCATGCTCATCGTCGATATGGACAGCCGGGAGATCCAGTATCCTGAAACTACCGGCTTTATGGTTAACGAACGACAATCGTGCAATTTTTCCAAAGTGGAAAATTTTGTCGTTCTCGAGTGCGTGCACCGGCTATTGGAAAAGGGCTACAAACCCGAACATATGGAACTGGAAGCGAAATGGAAGCTGGGGCATGGCGCCAGCGGCGGGCGCGCCGATATCCTGATCAAGGACAACGCTGGGAAACCGCTCCTGCTTATCGAATGCAAGACGCCGGGGCGGGAGTTCGACAAGGCGTGGCGCAACACATTGCAGGATGGCGGCCAGCTTTTCAGCTACGCCCAGCAGATACCGGAGACGCAATTCCTCTGCCTCTACTGCTCCGATTGCGCCGCAGGGGAGATCACCTACCAGAGCAACATCATCGCCTACAGGGACAACGACAGATATCTTGAGGATAACCCGTCATTCAAGGCGTTCAGGGAACCGGGGGATGCCAAGGCTAAGTATGCCGTCTGGCGCGATACCTACAAGCTGGATTACACCACCAAGGGGATTTTCGAGGACAACATCCAGCCGTATCACATCGGCAAGGACAAGTATTCCCTGGCCGACCTGCACAGCATTTCCGCCAGCGACCAGCAGAAGAAATACCACGAGTTCGCCACCATCCTGCGCCAGCATAATGTCTCCGGTCGGGAGAACGCCTTTGACAAGTTGGTGAATCTGTTTCTCTGCAAGCTGGTGGACGAACTGGAGCACCCGGACGACCTCAAGTTTGTCTGGAAAGGGGTGGCCTACGACAGCCATTTCGATTTGATGGATCGCCTGCAACAGCTCTATCAGGCGGGTATGGGGAAGTTTCTTGGCGAAAAAATCACCTATATCAATCGTGAGCGTGTTTTTGGTGCAATGCGCTTTATTCGGCAGGATCTTGATGTAACGCAACGTGAGGTATGGAAACTTTTTGTTGAACAGAAGTTTTTCACCAACAACGATTTTTCCTTCATCGACGTCCACAACGAAAAGCTCTTTTACCAGAACGCCGAGGTGTTGCTGAAGATCCTGCAGATGTGGCAGGACATCCGCCTCACCAGCGACACGGGACACAATCAGTTTCTAGGCGATATGTTCGAGTTTTTCCTCGATCAGGGAGTCAAACAGTCGGAAGGGCAGTATTTCACCCCCATGCCGATCTGCCGCTTTATTCTGATGAGTCTGCCGCTGGAGAGCATCGTCAAGAGCAGTGCCCACCCACCCAAGGCGATCGACTACGCCTGCGGCGCCGGGCACTTCCTGACCGAGTTGGCGCTGCAACTGAAACCGCTGGTGGCGCAACATACGCAAGCCGACATGGCCGACTATCACCGCACCATCTACGGCATGGAAAAGGAGTACCGCCTCTCCAAGGTGGCCAAGGTCTCGGCCTTCATGTACGGCCAGCAGGAGATCAACATTTGCTATGGCGACGCCCTCATCAATCGGCACAGCGCCTTTTCCGCGATCCAGGACAACAGCTTTGACCTGCTGGTGGCAAACCCTCCCTTCAGCGTGCGCGGTTTTCTGGAAACCCTGCTGGAAGAGGAGCGGAACAACTACACCCTCACCGACGCCATCGACAAGCTGGATACCAACAACAGCATCGAAACCTTTTTCATTGAGCGGGCCAAACAGTTGCTCAAAGCGGGCGGGGTTGCCGGCATCATCCTGCCCGCCAGCGTCCTTTCCAACGGCGGCAGGATCTACACCAGAACCCGCGAAATTCTGCTGCAGTATTTCGATATTATCGCCATAGCCGATTTCGGCAGCGGCACCTTCGGCAAGACCGGCACCAACACCGTCACCCTCTTTCTGCGGCGCAAGGCCACTGCGCCCAACACCGCCGACCATTACCGCGAACGGGTGAATGAATGGTTTGCCACCGACGATAACCAGCCGGTTTACCGGGATGCCCACCTGATCGACCAGTACGCCGCCCACATCGGCGTGGCTGCCGACGATTACAAAACCGTACTGACCGGTGCACCCAACGCCGCCCTGTTGGCCCATGAGACCTTTATCCAGTACCGCACGGCCTTCGATGCCAGCACCGAGATCGTCAACCTGAAGAAGCAGAAGGGATTCAAGGGCAGGCCCCATGCGGAGCAGCAGGCCGAGCTGGACAAGCGTTTCCTGGCCTTTGTGCAGGGGATCGAGCGGGACAAACTCTTGCACTTTGTCCTCGCCAGCCAGCAGCCCAACCGGGTGCTGATCATCAAAAGTCCCGGCGAGACCAAGGCACAACGGCAGTTTCTCGGTTATTTCTGGAGCGATTCCAAGGGGGACGAAGGGATCAAGATTATCCGGGATGCGAACGGCCACCATCTGACGCCGCTTTACGATGAGACAAACCGAGACAATCCGGCCAAGATCAGCCAGTGTATTACTGATAACTTTAATGCCGTTCGTCCTGAGCTTGTCGAAGGACGTGATTCGACAGGCTCACCACGAACGGATATTGTTATACCGCCAGAATTGAGCGACTATGCCAGCACCGCCCGCTTGGTTGATATGCTCGACTTCTCGCGGCTGACGTTTGAGAAACAGTTTCTACTGTCAATTAAGAAGGCTGTGGAAGTGCAGAGTAAATGGCCGTTAAGCAAACTCTCTGATCTCGTGGAAATAATTAGCGGCGGCACTCCGGGTACAAATAATGCCACCTATTGGGATGGCGATATTCCTTGGCTCAGTGTGGCGGATTTCAGTTCAGTCGCTAGGTTTGTTCATGTTGCAGAGAAAAGCATTACAATTGAAGGACTGAATAACAGTAGCACCAAGCTGCTACAAGCAGGCGACATTATCATTTCCGCTCGCGGCACAGTTGGCGCTCTTGCACAATTAGCCGTACCGATGGCGTTTAATCAATCGTGCTACGGGCTTCGTTCAAAGACTGAAGTTACGAATGACTATATCTTCTACCTCTTGAAGCGTGAAATTCAGCAACTCAAGTCTCAAGCGTTTGGCAGTAAATTTGATGCAATCACAATCAAGACATTCGAAGAGGTAAAAATCCCCCTCCCGTCTCTCGAAATCCAGCACCAAATCGTCGCCGAATGCGAAGCGGTGGATGCGGAAGCCATCGCCGCGCAAGCTAACATCGCCACATCCCGGTTATCAATAGAAATAGCTGTCAACGAAGTTATTCTTGGCAGTTTCCCAAAAAAGAAGTTGGGCGATTCAGATATTTCACTTATCAACCCGTCAAAAACCGAGATCAAACAGGTGGATGATGAAATACAGGTTTCCTTTATAGAAATGGCTGCCGTCAGCGAATCGGGTTTCATTATGAATGCCGTTAACCGTCCGTTAAAAGAGTTGCGGAAAGGAAGCTACACCTACTTTGCGGAAAACGATATCATCCTGGCAAAGATTACCCCCTGCATGGAAAATGGAAAATGTGCCGTTGCCGTTGGCCTGACGAATGGCCTTGGAATGGGAAGCTCGGAATTTCATGTGATAAGAGCCAATCCGGCAAACGTAATGCCCAAATATTTATTTCTCCTCCTGAATCGTCAATCTATTAGGACAGAAGCTGCGAAGATTATGACTGGTGCCAGTGGCCATCGCAGAGTGCCAGCCTCGTTTTACGAAACGCTACAAATTCCCGTCCCGCCGCTCGCCGAACAAAAACGCCTCGTTACCGAGGTGGAAAAACTGGAACAGACCATCTCCGCCGCCCAAAATCTCCTGGCAGCCGCGCCTGCCAGAAAACAGGCGGTGATGCAACGCTACTTATGA
- a CDS encoding PilT/PilU family type 4a pilus ATPase: protein MRKQEIDYILGKMLDAFKNVSDLNITVGKPFQVETSGQLTGVELDPPFPKLTSFQTEMFALNLINQDRRLTEILLAQGSCDSSYELPGKARFRVNIFSQRGNYSIILRKLETKIPTCQELNLPDAFYKMAEEKNGIILVTGATGSGKSTSLAGVLNEINEKKSVHIVTLEDPVEYTHPHKKGTFNQREMGGDFDTFASGLRAALRQAPKVILVGEMRDRETVEIGISAAETGHLVVSTLHTVDAGQTINRILGMFNIEEEQQMRIRLADTVRWIVCQRLLPKEGGGRVAAFEIMGTNMRVKDTILHGEQEGKTFYEIIQAGKAFGMITFDDYIIGLYEKGLISEETAKAYASNKGVVGRGIDSVKSTKGQATTDIGKLEIDSGYGKKPR, encoded by the coding sequence ATGAGAAAACAGGAAATAGATTACATCTTGGGAAAGATGCTCGACGCTTTTAAAAATGTTTCCGATCTGAATATTACGGTCGGCAAGCCCTTCCAGGTGGAGACATCCGGTCAGTTGACGGGGGTGGAACTTGATCCGCCCTTCCCCAAGCTGACCTCTTTTCAAACGGAGATGTTCGCGCTTAATCTCATCAATCAAGACCGCCGCCTGACCGAAATTCTGCTGGCCCAGGGCTCCTGCGATTCTTCCTACGAGTTGCCCGGCAAGGCCCGCTTTCGCGTCAATATCTTCTCGCAGCGCGGCAACTATTCCATCATCCTCAGGAAACTGGAAACGAAAATCCCTACCTGTCAGGAACTGAATCTGCCCGATGCCTTTTATAAGATGGCGGAGGAAAAAAACGGCATTATCCTCGTTACAGGCGCCACGGGCAGCGGCAAATCCACCTCGTTGGCGGGCGTACTGAATGAAATCAATGAGAAGAAGTCCGTGCATATCGTAACCCTGGAGGACCCGGTGGAATACACCCATCCTCATAAGAAGGGCACATTTAACCAGCGGGAAATGGGAGGCGACTTCGATACCTTTGCCAGCGGCCTGCGTGCTGCGCTCCGGCAGGCGCCCAAGGTTATCCTCGTGGGGGAAATGCGGGACCGGGAAACAGTGGAAATCGGCATCAGCGCTGCCGAAACCGGACACCTGGTGGTGAGCACCCTCCATACCGTTGACGCCGGCCAGACCATCAACCGCATCCTCGGCATGTTTAACATCGAAGAAGAACAACAGATGAGAATTCGTCTGGCCGATACGGTACGCTGGATCGTTTGCCAGCGGCTGCTGCCCAAGGAAGGCGGCGGTCGCGTGGCTGCCTTTGAAATTATGGGCACGAATATGCGCGTCAAAGACACCATCCTGCACGGCGAGCAGGAGGGCAAAACATTTTATGAGATCATCCAGGCCGGCAAGGCCTTCGGCATGATAACTTTCGACGATTACATTATCGGACTTTATGAAAAGGGATTGATTTCAGAAGAGACGGCCAAGGCCTATGCTTCCAACAAAGGTGTTGTGGGCAGGGGGATTGACTCCGTCAAGAGCACCAAGGGACAGGCCACCACCGATATCGGCAAGCTCGAGATCGATAGTGGATACGGAAAAAAGCCGAGATAA
- a CDS encoding tetratricopeptide repeat protein produces the protein MSTDVEVYRKLVAESPEEDSLLLALAWAYHDAGRPEEAIQCFEQLFAKELSRKVFTGFAYDELVRIYKTSGQYDRLVAVCERAAAAQPDDTLLLGELGAACLKARLIEKSREICHRIIAREPDSAAIYCLLGDVHLAAGEFAPAEKAYRRAAGIDPEAAGAFYGRLAASYSRTGEHRREEKILRRCLKIIPLDPMYHCRLGDCLIKQGELAAAAAAYEKAIALTPASADVFYHRWGNTLAAAHYHQEAKVVFNFRSAPFSEAFPS, from the coding sequence ATGAGCACCGATGTTGAGGTCTACCGCAAGTTAGTTGCCGAGTCTCCCGAAGAAGATTCCCTGCTGCTGGCACTGGCCTGGGCCTATCACGATGCGGGCAGACCGGAGGAGGCGATCCAATGTTTCGAGCAGCTCTTTGCTAAAGAACTGTCCAGAAAAGTTTTCACGGGCTTTGCCTACGATGAACTGGTGCGGATATATAAGACAAGCGGGCAGTACGACCGGCTGGTTGCGGTCTGTGAAAGAGCGGCGGCGGCCCAGCCGGATGACACACTGCTCCTGGGCGAACTGGGCGCCGCCTGCCTGAAAGCCCGCCTGATCGAAAAGTCCCGGGAGATCTGTCATCGCATCATTGCCCGGGAGCCCGATTCAGCGGCTATCTACTGTCTGCTGGGGGATGTCCACCTGGCCGCCGGAGAATTTGCTCCGGCGGAAAAAGCTTACCGCCGCGCCGCCGGAATTGATCCGGAGGCGGCCGGCGCCTTCTATGGCCGCCTGGCGGCAAGCTATAGCCGGACAGGTGAACACCGAAGAGAAGAAAAAATCTTACGCCGGTGCCTGAAAATTATACCACTTGACCCAATGTACCACTGCCGTCTGGGCGATTGCCTGATCAAGCAAGGTGAACTCGCAGCAGCCGCGGCTGCCTACGAAAAAGCTATAGCCTTAACCCCCGCTTCCGCGGATGTTTTTTACCACCGGTGGGGGAACACCCTGGCCGCCGCCCATTATCATCAAGAAGCCAAGGTGGTCTTCAACTTCAGATCCGCCCCATTTTCTGAAGCGTTTCCTTCATGA